The proteins below come from a single Salinilacihabitans rarus genomic window:
- a CDS encoding HalOD1 output domain-containing protein, producing MPSADESTDAVYETTVGPDERASVCVAVAAAAASGRPVDELGPLYDVVDPDALDALVAHTGRTDAPGEQLVAFPYEGFEVQLRGDGRLRLEPGD from the coding sequence ATGCCCTCCGCCGACGAATCCACCGACGCCGTCTACGAGACGACGGTCGGACCGGACGAGCGAGCGAGCGTGTGCGTCGCCGTCGCCGCCGCGGCGGCGTCGGGCCGGCCCGTCGACGAACTGGGCCCGCTGTACGACGTCGTCGACCCCGACGCGCTCGACGCGCTGGTGGCACACACCGGCCGGACCGACGCCCCCGGGGAGCAACTGGTCGCGTTCCCCTACGAGGGGTTCGAGGTGCAACTCCGCGGCGACGGGCGGCTCAGGCTCGAACCCGGGGACTGA
- a CDS encoding alpha/beta fold hydrolase codes for MPRATSDGVSIHYEREAGDGDPVVFVQGLGYGRWMWRWQREAVADDHEVLAPDTRGTGRSEAGLPPVVSRLPRMLRAPLLLKLFGYSIADLAADLEAVLADAGVGRAHLVGASMGGMVAQRYAIEYDRAASLTLCCTSHGGPDAVPVPEETREHIFDVPKGATERETIRHRMRPAFTERFTNRNPHLMDRIVEWRLEQDASDPAREAQAAAVAGFDESDRVHRIRVPTLVVHGTADRVVPVANGRLLAEKIPGARLVEFEGGSHLFFVEEADRVNERLRSFLADAGRSGRRRRATA; via the coding sequence ATGCCACGGGCGACCAGCGACGGCGTGTCGATCCACTACGAGCGCGAGGCGGGCGACGGCGACCCCGTCGTCTTCGTCCAGGGACTCGGCTACGGGCGCTGGATGTGGCGCTGGCAGCGCGAGGCCGTCGCCGACGACCACGAGGTGCTCGCGCCGGACACCCGCGGCACCGGCCGATCGGAGGCCGGCCTGCCGCCGGTCGTGTCGCGACTCCCGCGGATGCTCCGGGCACCGCTGCTGTTGAAGCTGTTCGGCTACTCGATCGCCGACCTCGCCGCCGACCTCGAGGCCGTCCTCGCGGACGCGGGGGTCGGACGGGCACACCTCGTCGGCGCGAGCATGGGGGGGATGGTCGCCCAGCGGTACGCCATCGAGTACGACCGGGCGGCGTCGCTGACGCTGTGCTGTACGAGCCACGGCGGCCCCGACGCGGTGCCGGTCCCCGAGGAGACCCGCGAGCACATCTTCGACGTCCCGAAGGGCGCGACCGAGCGCGAGACGATTCGCCACCGGATGCGCCCGGCGTTCACCGAGCGGTTCACCAACCGGAACCCGCACCTGATGGATCGAATCGTCGAGTGGCGCCTCGAACAGGACGCGAGCGACCCGGCACGCGAGGCACAGGCCGCGGCCGTCGCGGGGTTCGACGAGAGCGACCGGGTCCACCGGATCCGCGTGCCGACGCTCGTCGTCCACGGCACCGCCGACCGCGTAGTGCCCGTCGCCAACGGCCGCCTGCTGGCGGAGAAGATTCCCGGCGCTCGACTCGTCGAGTTCGAGGGCGGCTCGCACCTCTTCTTCGTCGAGGAGGCCGACCGGGTCAACGAGCGCCTGCGGTCGTTCCTCGCCGACGCGGGCCGGTCCGGACGGCGGCGCCGCGCGACGGCCTGA
- the priL gene encoding DNA primase regulatory subunit PriL, with protein MNRLHARYPFLEAAREAVATQAVDLATVVAEDRAVVDRARERVVRALEDGEVGDPRRDPRTELLSYPVARVLVSLAGERVLVRRYARAEAATAHERFTADFADTTELKSVETTGVGLDDLLAEFDLTGAVREVDGGYRVGVGAYLRLSADLWGDEWRLVNRALADGEVPVEEGELLTLLREAVRERVADGLPFDVPEPIAAALEDDAEEIRERLADLDLTREIDTVVPELFPPCMKALLDSIQRGEHLPHHSRFAITAFLASIGMETDEIVELYRVNSSFGEEMTRYQTDHIRGETSPTEYSPPSCATMQSYGDCVNKDDLCERIPHPMAYYEKRLDDADEDDLDDWREAVADDET; from the coding sequence ATGAACCGTCTGCACGCCCGGTACCCGTTCCTCGAGGCGGCCCGCGAGGCCGTCGCCACCCAGGCGGTGGACCTCGCGACCGTCGTCGCGGAGGACCGGGCCGTCGTCGACCGCGCCCGCGAGCGCGTCGTCCGGGCGCTCGAGGACGGCGAGGTGGGCGACCCGCGACGCGACCCCCGGACCGAACTGCTCTCGTACCCGGTCGCGCGCGTGCTCGTCTCGCTGGCCGGCGAGCGGGTGCTCGTCCGGCGGTACGCCCGCGCCGAGGCCGCGACCGCCCACGAGCGGTTCACCGCCGACTTCGCGGACACGACCGAACTCAAGAGCGTCGAGACGACCGGCGTCGGCCTCGACGACTTGCTCGCGGAGTTCGACCTGACGGGAGCGGTCCGCGAGGTCGACGGGGGCTACCGCGTCGGCGTCGGGGCGTACCTGCGACTCTCGGCCGACCTCTGGGGCGACGAGTGGCGCCTCGTCAACCGCGCGCTCGCCGACGGCGAGGTGCCCGTCGAGGAGGGGGAACTGCTGACGCTGCTGCGCGAGGCCGTCCGCGAGCGCGTCGCGGACGGGTTGCCGTTCGACGTCCCCGAACCGATCGCGGCGGCGCTCGAAGACGACGCCGAGGAGATCCGGGAGCGCCTCGCGGACCTCGATCTCACCCGCGAGATAGACACCGTCGTCCCCGAACTGTTCCCCCCGTGTATGAAGGCGCTGCTCGACTCGATCCAGAGAGGCGAGCACCTCCCCCACCACTCCCGCTTTGCGATCACCGCATTTCTCGCGAGCATCGGGATGGAGACCGACGAAATCGTCGAACTGTACCGGGTGAACTCCTCGTTCGGCGAGGAGATGACCCGCTACCAGACCGACCACATCCGGGGGGAGACCTCGCCGACGGAGTACTCGCCGCCCTCCTGTGCGACGATGCAGTCCTACGGCGACTGCGTCAACAAGGACGACCTCTGTGAGCGCATCCCACACCCGATGGCCTACTACGAGAAGCGGCTGGACGACGCC